In the Ctenopharyngodon idella isolate HZGC_01 chromosome 4, HZGC01, whole genome shotgun sequence genome, one interval contains:
- the ptn gene encoding pleiotrophin, whose product MQQQWVCVALLALLTVTTTLADGGKTEKQGKKERKSDCGEWQWSVCVANEGDCGLGTREGTRTGTDCKQTIKTQRCKIPCNWKKQFGGECKYDFQAWGECDSTTGMKTRTGVLKRALMDANCPNTVSATKPCGKPKTKIQDSQKPKRDGKKKERNPTD is encoded by the exons ATGCAGCAGCAGTGGGTCTGTGTGGCTTTACTAGCCCTCCTGACTGTCACAACGACGCTGGCAGATGGTGGGAAAACAGAGAAACAAG GTAAGAAAGAGCGTAAATCAGACTGTGGCGAGTGGCAGTGGAGCGTGTGTGTGGCTAATGAGGGTGACTGCGGCCTGGGCACCAGAGAGGGCACACGCACCGGCACCGACTGCAAACAGACCATCAAAACCCAGCGCTGCAAAATCCCCTGCAACTGGAAAAAGCAGTTTGGAG GTGAGTGCAAGTATGATTTCCAGGCATGGGGGGAGTGTGATTCGACCACGGGAATGAAGACACGCACCGGTGTGCTGAAGCGAGCGCTGATGGACGCTAACTGTCCAAACACCGTTAGCGCCACCAAACCCTGCGGCAAACCCAAGACCAAGATACAAG ATTCACAGAAACCAAAACGAGACGGAAAGAAGAAGGAGCGAAACCCGACGGACTAG
- the chrm2a gene encoding muscarinic acetylcholine receptor M2a: protein MDTMDTINFTFWNASEGNETMETVDESPYKTVEVVFIVLVAGSLSLVTVIGNILVMLSIKVNRSLQTVNNYFLFSLACADLIIGLCSMNLYTVYIVIGYWPLGPVVCDLWLALDYVVSNASVMNLLIISFDRYFCVTKPLSYPVKRTTKMAGMMIAAAWVLSFILWAPAILFWQFIVGGRTVPEKECYIQFFSNAAVTFGTAIAAFYLPVIIMMVLYWQISRASKSRVKKDNRKPSGGNLNVASSNQIRENTANKPTNNNLTAEETDRGQTQLTDDAANQHDAKLQNGKAPSTASGEVEAEEGGRGNCVPAEEKESSNDSTSGSGGVTNQKEEAAPSRVDDNQAPARHRAKAGGSKLTCIKIITKSPKGDCYAPSNATVEIVPATERQNHVARKIVKMTKQPPKKKKAPSSREKKVTRTIMAILVAFVATWTPYNVMVLINTFCSSCIPNTVWTIGYWLCYINSTINPACYALCNITFKKTFKQLLLCQYKNIRSTR from the coding sequence ATGGACACCATGGATACAATAAACTTCACCTTCTGGAACGCCTCTGAGGGCAACGAGACCATGGAGACAGTTGACGAGAGCCCATATAAGACAGTGGAGGTGGTGTTCATTGTACTGGTGGCCGGCTCACTAAGTCTGGTGACCGTTATCGGGAACATCTTGGTCATGCTCTCCATCAAGGTAAACAGAAGCCTGCAGACTGTCAACAACTACTTCTTGTTTAGCCTGGCCTGTGCTGACCTCATCATCGGCCTTTGCTCTATGAACTTGTACACAGTCTACATTGTGATTGGATACTGGCCACTAGGTCCGGTTGTGTGCGACTTGTGGTTGGCGCTGGACTATGTGGTTAGCAATGCCTCCGTCATGAACCTGCTGATCATCAGCTTTGATCGCTACTTTTGTGTCACCAAGCCGCTCAGCTACCCAGTGAAGAGGACGACCAAAATGGCAGGCATGATGATTGCCGCAGCATGGGTGTTGTCTTTCATCCTCTGGGCTCCGGCAATCCTGTTCTGGCAGTTTATCGTTGGTGGGCGCACAGTGCCAGAGAAGGAGTGCTACATTCAGTTCTTCTCCAACGCCGCGGTCACTTTCGGCACAGCCATAGCTGCTTTCTACCTGCCTGTCATTATCATGATGGTACTGTACTGGCAGATATCCCGCGCCAGCAAGAGCCGCGTCAAGAAGGACAACCGCAAGCCATCGGGTGGCAACCTCAATGTGGCCTCTTCCAATCAGATCCGCGAAAACACAGCCAACAAACCCACCAACAACAACCTAACAGCTGAAGAAACAGATCGAGGACAGACCCAGCTAACAGATGACGCCGCCAACCAGCACGATGCCAAACTCCAGAATGGCAAAGCACCATCCACAGCGAGCGGAGAAGTGGAGGCTGAAGAGGGCGGAAGAGGAAACTGCGTTCCAGCAGAGGAGAAAGAAAGCTCTAATGACTCCACCTCTGGCAGCGGCGGCGTAACCAATCAAAAGGAGGAGGCGGCGCCATCCAGAGTCGACGACAACCAGGCTCCTGCTAGGCACCGCGCCAAAGCTGGCGGTTCCAAACTGACGTGTATCAAGATCATCACCAAATCGCCAAAAGGAGACTGCTACGCACCTTCAAACGCGACCGTAGAGATCGTCCCTGCGACCGAGAGGCAGAACCACGTGGCGAGGAAGATCGTGAAGATGACCAAGCAGCCGCCCAAGAAGAAAAAGGCGCCATCCTCTCGGGAGAAGAAGGTGACGCGCACCATCATGGCCATCCTGGTGGCGTTCGTGGCTACTTGGACGCCCTACAACGTCATGGTCCTCATCAACACCTTCTGCTCCAGCTGCATTCCCAACACCGTGTGGACCATCGGATACTGGCTCTGCTACATCAACAGCACGATCAACCCCGCCTGCTACGCCCTCTGCAACATCACCTTCAAAAAGACCTTCAAACAGCTGCTGCTCTGCCAGTACAAGAACATTCGCTCCACCCGATGA